A portion of the Macaca mulatta isolate MMU2019108-1 chromosome 2, T2T-MMU8v2.0, whole genome shotgun sequence genome contains these proteins:
- the SPATA12 gene encoding spermatogenesis-associated protein 12: MSSSALTCGSTLEKSGDTWEMKALDSSRLVPWPPRGLGSSTQHPKKPNCALASCQGPDVLPGAASALPELTFQGDVRQSETCQRYLQTAISLDIAAPQINLLGRPSSPPALLIQQDSCEQVIYNSIPQFPGMEDGDNERTCATGWLWRLYEDIGAEPSGTGYSRSNQLTFIEGCFVRSLSTVYSNTHKHTQL; this comes from the coding sequence ATGTCCAGTTCTGCCCTGACTTGTGGGTCCACCTTGGAAAAGTCAGGAGACACCTGGGAAATGAAGGCACTAGACTCTTCCAGACTCGTTCCATGGCCACCCAGAGGCCTTGGGTCATCTACCCAACATCCCAAAAAACCCAACTGTGCACTGGCCTCATGCCAGGGGCCAGATGTTCTGCCAGGAGCAGCCTCTGCCCTCCCAGAGCTGACATTTCAGGGAGATGTGCGCCAAAGCGAGACCTGTCAGAGATATTTACAAACAGCCATCTCTCTTGACATCGCTGCACCCCAAATAAATCTTCTGGGAAGACCCTCTTCACCTCCAGCTCTCCTGATACAGCAAGACAGTTGTGAACAAGTTATTTATAACTCTATACCTCAATTTCCTGGTATGGAAGATGGGGATAATGAGAGGACCTGTGCCACAGGATGGTTGTGGAGACTGTATGAGGATATAGGTGCTGAGCCCAGTGGCACAGGGTACAGCCGTTCAAAccaactgacatttattgaggGCTGCTTTGTCAGGTCCCTCTCTACAGTATActccaacacacacaaacacacacagctgTAA